TTAGGTATGTGATGTTGGACTTTGCTTTACTATGCCTCTGTTTTCCTGACTATGGATGATGGTGATCCCTACTTTAGAAGCTATGGGGTATAAAGAGGTAAGTACATTGCACGGCGCAAAGCAAGTGCACCAATgtatacattataaataaataaaaattcccatAACAACCCCCACGAGGTAATTATCATTGCTATATCCTTTTTACAGCtgcggaaactgaggctcagaggtatCCTAGCTTCAGACATAAGGCCCTGGCTTTGCCCCTCATCTGATCTCCCTCTGACTTTAGACAAATTCCTTCACTGCTATGGGTCTCAACTTCCCTGTTGGTAAAGTGCTTGGCTCTTGTGGCATtgaacacacattttaaaaaaaaggatttcatttatttttagacggaaaggaagggagggagagaaacgtcaatgtggttgcctctgcagcgccccctactggggacctggcccgcaacccaggcatgtgccccgattcGGAAtcaaccggtgacccttcagttcgcaggccagtactcaatccactgagccacaccagccagggctgaacacaCATTTTTTGAAACAATCAAGTATTAtgtatcctcattttacagatgacaaaactgagccCTGGTAGGTAGCGTAAGTCACTCGTTCAAGGtaacacagctaggaagtgggaAGGAGGTTTTGAACACTTGTCCGTGGAATTCCCAAATCTTTGGAACATTGTCCCTGCCCTGTGTGAAGAAAGGGCCCGCTGTTGGACCCGTATCCAAGTTGTAAATTGGTCACTCGAGGGTGTAGGGAGGTTAGATTAATCGCAGGGATCTAGGGAGAGGCCTCACGGGCCCTCAACTAGAACCCCAGACCCAAACCCGAGGAGTACCTAGTGCTGGGAATCCACTCGGTCAaagggaagggggcggggacAGGAGAGCCTCGCCCCCTTACGCCACGTCCTGTTGGGCGGGGCCTCTGGGCTTTCCTCCGGGAGGGGGAGTATCGGTTAACCACTGCGTGGCCTGGCGGGCTGGAGATCCGCTGGCGGGAACCTGCCAGTCGGGGCTCCCCAGCCACACCCCTCGTGGGGTTTAAAGGGCCAGAAGGGGCCGGTTTGAGCCGAAGCCCGAACCAAGAGAGCGGGCATGAGGCGCTGCCCGTGCCGAGGGAGTCTGAACGAGGCCGAGGCCGGGAAGCTGCCGGGGTCGACCGGCATGGGGCTGGAGGCGCCGCGAggggggcggcggcggcagccGGGGCAGCAGAGACCTGGGCCCGGTGCTGGGGGCCCGGCGGGGCGGCCAGAGGGGGGCGGGCCCCAGGCCTGGACCAAGGGGTCCTGCCTCCATTACGAACGCGAGAGGGCCGGCCTCGGGCCTGAACcggggacagacagacaggctgaTCCTGAAGCAGCTGGCCTCGGAGCGGAGACGGAGCGGCCCAGCCAAAAGACGGGGCCAGACAGGTCCAGTCCCAGGACTCATCCAGAAAGGAGCAGCCACTGGTCAGAGCTGGAGACAGCCGGGCCCTGGACGGAGACTGGGACAGACGGATTTCGTACTGATCCACGCAGGTCTGATCTTCAATGTCAGCCAGAGAGGGCCAGACCTTGGACACAGCCAGGCGTTGATGGGCCACGGACAGAGTTAGAAATACATGGGTCACAGACCCAGCCAGAGAGGTCCAGGCCCTGGGCTGACAACCAGTCTACCCACCAGAACAGGTCTAGCCTTCGGACTCAGTCAGAGGGGGCCTATCCCTCAACAGAGCCAAGTGTTGATGGCTCCTGGAGAGAACTGAACATCGATGGCTCCAGAACACAGCAGGATCCTGAAGACCCCTGGACAGGGCCTCACACTGATGGCTCCCAGATACAACAGGATAGTGAAACAGCCTGGAAACAGGTTGGCACTGATGGTTTCCCAACACAACAAACTACAGATGGCTCCTGGACACAGCCTGGCACTGATGGTGCACAGACACAAGAGACTCATGGACCTCAGACACAACCTGGGACAGACTGCCTTTTGGGGGACCCCAACCAAGATGGCCCATTAGAACGAGCACCTGGGGAGTTGGTGACTCACCTGTATTCTCACCTGGAGTATAGCTCCCTGGTCCCTGTGCCCCGCCTCATCATCACTCCTGAAACCCCTGAGCCTGAGGCTCAGCCAGTGGGATCCCTCTCCCAGGTTGAGGTGTGCAGTGGCGGCTTCTCCTCCGCCTCTTCTTTCGACGAGTCTGAGGATGACGTGGTAGCCGGGGATGGAGGTGCCAGCGACCCTGAGGACAGGTCTGGGGTGAGTGGGACCCATCCTGCCCTTAAGACCCCTTGTTCCCCTGCCTTTGCTTCGAGAAGTTCTCTAGCACCTACCAGCAATTTCATCTCCAGACACCTCTTCCATCCACTTACCTCCTCTCTCTGACAGCTGGGTTACTAACCTACTCCAGGCACCCTCCTCCGAATCCTCTTACCCACTCACCCACTGCCTCCTCTTTCCCCCCATCTACTGCCTCCAGTCCTTCAGTCTCCAAATGGGTGGCCACTGGCCACCTTCATGCCACCCAGGAGTCCTATGATGGTGTGAGtctgtatgtgtatacacatgtattttttcaGCAAAGGTCTACGACTTCTGTTGGATCCTCTGGACTGTGTGACATGTGACCCCAAAATCTGAAGAGCACTAGTACAGGGGAATAGAAAAGGTGGACTTTCTACCCCAAATTTCCTAGTCTGGGGCC
The sequence above is drawn from the Desmodus rotundus isolate HL8 chromosome 12, HLdesRot8A.1, whole genome shotgun sequence genome and encodes:
- the ITPKC gene encoding inositol-trisphosphate 3-kinase C, yielding MRRCPCRGSLNEAEAGKLPGSTGMGLEAPRGGRRRQPGQQRPGPGAGGPAGRPEGGGPQAWTKGSCLHYERERAGLGPEPGTDRQADPEAAGLGAETERPSQKTGPDRSSPRTHPERSSHWSELETAGPWTETGTDGFRTDPRRSDLQCQPERARPWTQPGVDGPRTELEIHGSQTQPERSRPWADNQSTHQNRSSLRTQSEGAYPSTEPSVDGSWRELNIDGSRTQQDPEDPWTGPHTDGSQIQQDSETAWKQVGTDGFPTQQTTDGSWTQPGTDGAQTQETHGPQTQPGTDCLLGDPNQDGPLERAPGELVTHLYSHLEYSSLVPVPRLIITPETPEPEAQPVGSLSQVEVCSGGFSSASSFDESEDDVVAGDGGASDPEDRSGNKPWKKLKTVLKYSPFVVSFRKHYPWVQLSGHAGNFQAGEDGRILKRFCQCEQRSLEQLMNDPLRPFVPTYYGMVQKDGQAFNQMEDLLADFEGPSIMDCKMGSRTYLEEELVKARERPRPRKDMYEKMVAVDPGAPTPEEHAQGAVTKPRYMQWRETVSSTSTLGFRIEGIKKADGTCNTNFKKTQELEQVTQALEDFVDGNRGILRKYVARLEELREALENSPFFKTHEVVGSSLLFVHDGTDLAKVWMIDFGKTVALPDHQTLSHRLPWAEGNREDGYLWGLDNMIHLLQGLAQS